The DNA window GCATTCCACTGACTAGGTTCAAAGCTGCACTTTGTTCTTGAAGGTAATCATGGACAAGAAGCTAAGCTTGTTACAGTCAAATTGTGTTGTGTTTGAAATGCAGCAAAGGGACCTCATCACCATATTATGCTATTGATTGGATTCAAATGAAGTTTGCAAATTCAACCTAATCTTACTGTAGATACTGTTTTCACTCTAGAAGGATGACCCTGGTTAACAAAAGATGTTCCCAACTTCACCCTTCGACCACTGGAAAGTCCAGGGACATTTTGATCTCCCTGAGCTggctggttttgttagttttcagctcaTTCACTGCTACACTGAAATAAATACTAACCTAAGTGGAAGAGATGGGTGTTGAGAACATTTTGAGGGagtgcagaggcaaatgctcTTTGGATCAGGGTAATGCTTAACAACACCACCACCAATAAGTAACAAGCAACCAATTCCAACCTTTAATATGGCAAAAAGTCCCCAGTAGGGAGGATTTGGAAACTGACCAGGAGTTGAGGGGAAGTGACCAATGGTGAAATCGAAGAGGTAGGGTGAGaggcgagaaggagaaggagtttgaGTGCAGGGACATGATGGCTGAAAGCTGTATCACCAGTGGTGGAGCTTAGGAAcatgagtcggccattcagcccctcgagcctgttctgccattcaattagatcatggttgatctctaTCTGtcatggttccataacccttacctaacaaaaatctattaatctcagttttgaaatttttaattgaaccCTAGCCTCAACAAATGCttattttggggggggaggggagaagaggagcagggttctagaattccactaccctttgtgtgaagaagtgcttcctggcattacctgaatggcctagctctaattgtaagGTTGTGCTTATGTTTGGACTTACCCACCAgaggatagtttctctctatctatcctatcaacacGTTTTTagttatcttaaacacctcaattagcagACCCACAGTTGGACAGAAGTTGCAGAGAGGAGGAACAAAGTTTGTTTAGGTTACAAATGCTACCCATCTCTTGGGTGTGTTGGTCTCTGAGTGCACTTCCATTTATATTGGAGGGGGTAGTAAGGACAGCCTGTATACAAATGTGAGACTGATCATCCACCAACCTCTCTGCATTCATGGTCCTCTCACCGTATGGAGGGACAGAAGGTGACACCTTGTGTTCTTATGGAGTTGGGGCCCCCCGGGAAATTTTCCACAGTAGCGAGGGTGACTGCAGATGTTGTTGATAGCTCAGGAGTGCTACAGTTTCAAACCAGCCTGTTTGCTTCGGCTCAGCAGGAAAACCCCTGCCACAGACATCTGCTTAATGTGGgcactttatattaaaaaaagagaGCTCTGTGACTGAAATCAAAGACAAGCCACCTGCTGCAAATTGGTAAAACTATCCTGGGAGATAGGAGAAGCAGAGTGTATCATTACCTGTCCGTTGGCCAAGTCCATTGGACCTATGTTACTCAACTTAACCATTAAAGTGCGGGTCACAGTATAACAATCACGCACAGCTCCTGTTTTCAttcagttttctctcctcctcctgaagTATTGACTTTTAatgagggggtggtgggtgggctgCATAGTTGAAGACTCCTGACAGGCGGAGGTTGCCAGCGGAGAAAGTTCGAGCAGGTTACAAATGCCACCCATCCCTCAGAGTGTTGGTGCCTGAAACAAGCTGTTAATCCAGTGGAATCAGCTGCACTAACAGAATCAACCTCCCGATGATGGGTAAACCATAGCTCTCTCCAGTCAATCAGGACCATTAATATCTTATGTCAAAATTAACTCTTAACCCACCTGAATAAATGGGAACTCTGATCCCCAGTCAGTGTGGAGTTAGTTGCCAGAAGCTgtgttgcagagattagagataAGTATATATGAAGGACGCTAATCAGCACATCTTGTTCATCCTTCCATGGTATGATTCCACCAATACAGCTTGAGAACTAACTCAACACTGACTGGGGATCAGAGCCCCTATTTGTTCAGCAAGGTGAGAGTTAATATTGAAGTATGATACATTGATTTGACTTGTAAAAGCTACGGTTTTTCTGTTATGGGGAGGTTAATTCTGTCAGTGCTGTTGATTTACTGAAGTCAGATTTGGAACAAATGCTGACGTACTCACTGAATAGAGTGTAAGTGGTGATCGCATGGTTAACCTGTACTTGTGTGCGCCCTTATATAGAACAAACCATCGGTGTGTTTTGAGCTGAATAAAATTAACAGTAAAAtcacaacttgcagttatatggGAGTCTTTAGGGGCAAAACATCTCAAGGATGTCAAGCCGTGGTGGGAGATTtaggaggtgaccaaaagcttagccaaaaagatgggttttaaaacttttaaaagcagggagtgaaggagaggcagaggggtttagagagagttAGTGTGGCTGTAGCTGCTGAAGGCTCTATCACCAGtggtgaggtgaagggagaggatgTACAGAAAACCAGGGCCGGAGATGCAAAGAGTGCAGGGAAGAGATGTAAGGCTCCAGAAATAGCGGAGCATGGCCAGGCAAAGATTTGAAGTTGAGAACTAGGTGTTTTATTTCAATGCCTTGTGGGATAAGGAGCAAGATAGGAGtggtgggtgagcaggactttatGCAGGATATTCCACTCTTAATTTCTGTTTTGTGAATTTTCACCTTTTTCTGAAGACTATGCTGGGATATGACTTGGACACTCTCTGGTTCCAGGCCTAAAGGGCCATTCTTCATCTGCAAGCCTTGAAAGTAAGTGTCGGCCGGCTGTTCGTCCATGGGGAGCACATTACGGTTGAGCTTGATGCAGTCCTTGGCCGAAACCTATTTCAGGAAATGGTCACTAGAtaccaatcaggagtgggaatcctggatgattcactccaccccacccaccctcctTAATACGGACTCAATTGTCCCATCTGAAGAACTGtcccggctgagatcagttaatccagcatagaccagggattcaACGTGGCATCTTCTGCTCTGTTTGTTTGGTTCTGGTTTAAGGCAGCAAGTAGCTGagccactggtggggggggggggggggggcggggagtttgGAGTACATTATGGGACATTCCCCTGCAGCATGCATCTCGCATTACTTGGCTATCAAGGCCACGTTGGAATGGGTACAGAAGGTGCATTTACTCTGCAGTACCTTGGTAATGTTGCCGAGACAAGAGCTTGCAAACACAAAGAAGCTTTGTCCCAGTTCTTGATAAAGTAGGTTATTTCCAATGAGAGCTGGAGCAGGCCAGGATATTCCACTAATGCTAAGTGCAGCTATAGCCCCAGGCCAGCTCTTTCACTGGCTGACATCCAGGGCTGGTGCAGTGCTTTGGGACCCTGACCTTGAATGTGTTTACTGCTAGAtcaattttttcaaaaaaaaagtaccttcCTACTCGCGGGCCCATCAGTGAATAATGTCGGAATCGATGTGTAATGAACTGAAACAAGCTGGAGATGATCTTTCAGCGGCCTGTGTGTCCAGTGCTTATTTACCAAATAGGAGAGTTGACAAAACAGACATTCAATTATCGTTGTAATATTTTGGAGTGGCTGATTCCAAGGACCTCTGTTTTTTGAGTTGAGTTCTTGTTTCTGATTTGAAGAAAGTCTTAACAAAAAATTGGGGCATTTTTTTgctagaacaatgcagattacggGGCGATAtgctagaagtgtttaaaattatagaaGGATGGGACATGGTACTGATGAGGCAGACTTTCTAgttgttgaggggtctagaatgaggagccgtagatacaagattaaatgtaaagaGATTTAAAACAAAGAGCATGCAAAACCTCTTTACACAAGAGTTCTGATGTTGTGGAATCCACATTcagggttagtgattgaagcagaaatgatgtcaacattcaagattagattggataggtggatgaaggatagGGGATAAAGGGATTAGGAACAGGGTGGATAAatatgattaggactatttgctcaggTGGAGGCTAAatgctgacatggactggttgggccgaatggcctgtttccatgtattTCATTAAACCTTCTGGCAAAACTGAAAGCCTTCATGTGATAGAAAGTTAGGATTCCAGCAGACTGAGGTCAGTTTCTGATTTAACCTCAAAATGACAAATATTTTTGAAGGTACTGATAAAGAACCGTGCTCCTCCTTGTCACACTACACTAAACGCCTCTGTCTGGGAGGAGTTTTCTcggaagtcagaaggttgtgggttcaagcccagctCCAGGAATTGAGCAAATAGCATAGGCTGTGGCACTTGAGAGAGCTGCATTGTCCTTTGGATGACGTGACCCTGCCTGCCTGTtcttgtggatgtaaaagattccaaagcatgactcgaagaagagcagggagttgtgGCCAAAATTACTCCCTTAACCAGCAaaataattggtcatttatctcattgctgcttgtgggatcttgctttttgCAAAATGATtgacatgtttgcctacataacaatgcaCTTCGAAGTAATTCATCgtatgtgaagtgttttgagatgtttgAGTGGTATGAGAAGGCACTATGGAAATGCAACTTGTATCTTTTTTTGTGTTCAGAATATTATAAGGTGGTCCAATCACTAACTTAAATGATTGCTGTCATTTTTACAACTTTTCCATTTGTTTTTTGCGTCCAAATCCAATAAGATTACTAAATTGTGTTCCACTGTTTGGTTGAATTTTAAAGTCcctgggctagaaattggacgTGAGTCAGCGGAGTGATTGCTGACCATGCCGGCATATgtctgggcctcatctgcatttaACCAGCAAGCTGTGGATGCCGATCGGACATCCCAATCCAGCTCGCCGGTTTGGAGGTGATCAATTTGGGTCAGCTGTGGCTGTCCTCCAGGGGGAAGGGGATAAAtaatgggaggggggtggtgggggggcgagCACAAGCTGGCAATCAGTAGTGcactgttcctcctggctccacattcaggttagTAAAATAAAAAGAACTCTTTGGCTGCCTCCAGtggcccctttaaggaccacaGGTTAGGCCACTGTAGACTTGGGGGAAAAACTCCGCAGGACAGTTTTTGTCCAGTTTGACATTGGGGTACTTAAATTGGCATTAGGCCCCGAGGAGCATTACCAAGAGGTTGAACATCTGGTTCAGGTGGACGCTATGGGCACTTCTGTGGGGGATTGGATATGAGGGATACCACCACCTGAAATTGGTCCCGCTAACCCTGATTTTGTGCACAGAAATCGGGCGCGACCCGCGCCAGTTTctaccccctcttcccccaccgtgTTCAATGGATTCAATTTGCAGTCACTTTTTATATCCGAGGTATTTTGTTTTCCTTAAAGTGGAGTGGCTCAGACAGGGCAATTTGCTTGTTGCCCCTGGGCTATAGCAGGGGTGAGGTTCTGCTGATGTCTATGCAGTGAGCGCAGGTGTAGGTGTTAGgagaggacaggattgagctcaaTAGTGATGCCCCCCCCATGATGGAAGAGCATGTTTGATCCTCGCTGTCCTGAAGGGCGAAATCAGTGTGTTCATGACAGGGGGGCAGAAAATGAaatgatatattaaaaaaaacacactctACATTGGGGCTTGAGTTTAACATTTTTACTTGTTTACACTGTATTTACATACTGACGTCAGTTTAATGGTAATGCTATTTTCCCATATGTCTAATTATTTTGAAGAGcctgctcttgattgctatcccTTCATGTCTGCTGGCTGTGATAAGATTTCTCCAAATCCTGGAGTCCTACAGACAAGTCCACTGCAAATATTTTGTCTGCGATCTGTCAGTGGAATCTCGTGCATTATAGATGTCGGTGTGAATCATTCATTCCACACTCCCTGGATGCAGTAAAACATCGCTCAGAAAAGTCATCATGCAACCTTTCACCAATCCTTAAACAGGGCTAGAAAGCTGCCACCCTCATTCTGATGTACAGTCCCATGGGTGCTGGCAGCCATCTTGTACCCTACCCCTCCAATTAACCAATTTTTGTGTACTAGCCTCAATAGGGAGTGCTGATTAGCACCACATGGACCCTGTGTCCCTTAGGCCAGATGGGAGGCGGGGAAAtaacatcagccagggttctcgCTCCTCATTGCCACTTAgggtgacacctgctggaaatgCTATGAGTGCATGTCAGGAGGGGACAGCATTGGGTTTGGCTCCCATGGCCAAATCTAGTGGATGTGGCAAGCATTAATGGACCCCACATATGTATGAAAAGAAGGCAGGGGAAAGACAAACTGGGTCATCAAACCTGCCGCATTCAGATATGATACAGCTATGTTCATCAATTACCCATTCCCTAGTCATGCAATCTCCCCGGagactttttattaaaaaaaacgtaTTCTCTGTATTTTTGAGAGTATGAGAAAATTTCTCTCTGCCCTATTCAGGCAATCAAGCAGAGCCCTAGGAGACAACATTAGCTCCTGATTCCTACTATTTCTATCTACCCTCTATAAGTGGGAATTTTCTCACCCTTTTATGCTTGTGTTTTACTAGTGCAAActttgaaggatttttttttcccagcCCTAGTTTTTCATCCTGCTGTGTTTAATCTCTGAGCCCTGCAGGATGAAGAAAATTAAATTCTGGCACTATGCATATTTCTGACTGAATCAAGGTTCTGATATCTGCCTGGCCTTGATTTAGGAGGAAGTTGCTGGGATGAAATCATGCAGAATTGAAACAGACATTGTTTAACCTGCCAGATAAAGTGAGAATTTACAAAGAAATGTTTACTGTATCTGTCTTTGGCTTTCACCAAGATATTTACTTTGAGTCAGAAGTTTTGTGATTCTGGGTGTGTGATGTGCCAaggagctgtagactgcaggaatgtGCTTGCGAAGTTCCAATGTTCACCAATGTCCACAGTTCCTGTGAGATCCCGATCTTGGGCATTAAGCAGAAGCTTCCTTCTTCCCACCCCCTCCGGAGCGGGAAAGGAGGATGAAATTGGCACGTGTTGACATCAGGCAAAATCCTTGGCCTGGAATTTTTGTTGATGAGCCCACCACATACCCAAAGTGTTGCCTCAACCCAAAAACATAACAAACACGTGACAGGCAACATTCATCACATAGCTCCTCGGAAAACTGTCAGCTTGGCCTGGTTGACGGCACACTTgctgcctctgggtcagaaggttgtgggtttcagcTCCTCATCTACTAGCTGATGTTCCCAAATCATACCAAGGGAgtgcttgttgttggaggtgccatcctttacgTGAGACTCaatacccaccccctccccgtctGCCATACTTACTGTCtaccagatgcactgcagcaacttatcgATTTTACTTCCCCACCTCCCAGCTCTGTGACCTCTATCACCAGTATAGGTcaagagcagcaagatcatgAACACCTTCACCTCcaggttacacaccatcctgacttggatctatttcactgttccttcattgtcactgggtcaaaatcctggaccttcctcattaacaccattgtgggaccaccaccaccaccacaagaaCTGTGGTgtgtcaagaaggtggcccatccaccttctcagagcaactagagatgggcaataaatgccagccttgtccgTGTCACCCACAGCCCGTGAGATAATTTTAATAAAAAACACAAGGCCCTGTTTGGATCTTTACAAACAATCCCGTGAAGAACAAAGTTCTTTGTGTCcttgccaacattcctccctcaacaaataaaacaaaaaacaagCAAACTGCcagttcatctcactgctgttttgaGATGTTGCTGATGCAGAATGACTGTGGTGTCTGCCTATATAATAATCACTGCACCTCAAAAAGTGATTCATTGGGTGAGGCACTTTGAGACCTTCCCACAAAGCgacaaggtgctatgtaaataaaaatattttctttttaatttgagTTCCAGTTAGGAAAACTGCAAAGCCAGGCTTTACTGACATTGCGAAGGCACGAGATTGCAATCATCTGGTGGACTAAGGGGAAATTGCAATCTCGCGCACAAGACCGCCGCCAAATGTGGGTGATTTGTCGGGCCTGTCTAGCCATCAGCTCCAGAGGAGCATTGGGAGAGGAATAGGAGTGGAGTAATCAGACTGTATACTCCATCAAACATGGATGGGTGTGTTGAACAGAGGGGCATGGTATCTACCCAAATGTTCATTTGACAGAACTGAATTGGCTTTAATTAGCAAGCTGGTGCCATGCTGTAATGAGGACTGTGTGAATTGGATAACACCGTACTGTAAAATTCCCTGTTAagtgaaggatgtcaaggacccTTGCTTAGCATTCTAAGCCATACACACAACACTGTCAGGCTATAGTGAACAGTCATGATGGTGGGCAATTTTCAGAGTGTTTTGTGTTCATTTCTGATTTTGCTATTTAACACAGTCATCATTTTAGACAGATTACTGACTGTGCTAAATAGTGCAGACTGGAGTAAGCTAAGCATTAAACCACAAAATATTGAGTTCTCCCCTAAGttacatctctggaattcagagtGTCCTTCATTTTTATGAAATTTGTGGAAAGAACAGATACCGTATAGGCATTTTCCATACCGGTGACCACTGATAAGTTAACCTCTGACCTTTTTGAGGAGGAAGCCCTTTTGAGGGAAGCTTGCTCAAAGTTTTGAGATGTGGCAAATGGAAAGAAAAGCCAGGAATGCTGGAAGtcagaaataaaatcagaaaatgctggaattgcaccagcggagaaaagacaggttaagctTTCAGATGGCACCCTTCCAGCAGAAATCTACGGTTCTCATCTTTCTTTCAAATGCTGATTGACTTTTTTGTAatgttccctctccctctccctccctccccttaccccccccccacccacaaacaCATTGCTCAAAGGTGCTCAAACAGGTTGAGGTGTGGTTCTACGTAATTGCGGCCTTTCTTCAGGGATGCCTAAACAGTGTGCGTCAGCAGGTTGTTGGGTTGTGGTGGGTACCACACGCTAGTCTGATTCTGCCCGTATCTGACCACATGCACTCCTTCCAGTGAGGGCTGCCAACACATTGTCCAGGCTTGTGAATGAAGAATAGCCATTTAGCTTGAGGGTGCACAGTAACTGTGGAACCAAACCTTGACATGAGCCAGCACCTTCATGggcggggcagggggagagaggaggaataaggaggagaAAGAACTAACTGACAAGAGATTCTCCTATTTCAAACTTTCATCGAGTTTGTGACCATGAAATTGTTGGGTCTTGTGAGCTTCTTGTGTTTTAAAAGGTTTTCTTTCAGTACGTGATGAGGCCCAAGTAAACAAACAGCCATTATCTAGAACTTTCCAGGCCTGGTATTACAGTAGAATGCATTGCAAACAGAACATTATTGGGTCCTGTgatctttattttgttttaaaaggtCATCTTTCATTTTGTGATGAGGCCTGCGTAAACAAGTGGCCATGTTCCAGAACTTTCTAGGCCTGCTATTACAGTATGTTTTAAAGAGGGATTGTCACTGTTTTGAGGAACAAAAAGGCAGAGTCCCAATAGCGCACATTGCTCAACACCTCATTGTCTGAAGCTAGATAGGAGTAGAGAGAGGTTGTTGGGTTGTGGAAATCATTACAGCTGAGTTGACTTCTGTCCTCCCGTGATATCCAgactggatagagatcaggagtaggaagtctgactgtctcccctcccaggggtgctgaggccaatcagTGCCCCAATTgcagccccagctgagatcagctagttcATCATAGGCCACGAATTGAACCTGGAATCTTCTGGTCGAAATGACTCAGCGTGACACCAGATGATGCTGTTACTCACTAGGCCATTAGGGAAACTTGTTTATTTTTCTGTTTGTACACCAAGTTATGACCACTCCTGGCACAGTAAGTAGCTACTGCAACCAACATTCCATAATTTTCGTTCCACTTATTGTCTGTTGACAAATAGAGGGAGTTGCTCCAGAttatataattaaaaaaaaaattaagtcttgagttaagaatttttttaaaaagctgcttaAACCGTGGCCCCAGAAGGGTGATCATGCTCTTGATTCTGACACGTGGGTCCTGCACAGAAACTGCCAACCCTGATTGAAGCTTACTGGACTGGGTCTTCCTGGCAACTATTCTTAGCAAATCCAGCATATATGCACCTAAGACCAACGTAAAATCAGTTCAAAATTAAGCATAGTTGGGTTTAAAGTGGTTCCCTTTTGCTACCCTGCTTTAAGCTGTAAATGTTGACTTACCTGGGGTGTAGAGCTGGCTGGGAGGTATTGATGAGGCCAAGTGTGAAAGCAGAAGTATGTCactttttcagtttttttttgcctGTCTTGTGATTGGGGGAGAATGTTTGTTTAATTCCGTTACTGTTAACCTAACTCCTTCCACTAGTGAGGTAATCAACACTCACTGTTCAAACAATAAATTATTCCACAATCAAAAACCAACACAAGCATTAACAAAGGAcaagtttatttttaaactgttcttTTTAATTGGCTACAGATGGGAAGACTCCCTATTTTGatttttcctcccttccttcctgaAATGGCTGACTCATGCAGGTGACCATTCTTGGTCAGGCTAGATAGTGAGTATTAGCAGACTATTCAGCCACGGGGCTCATCAGACCTAAACCCAATACTGTCTTCACCCAATGCCTGTACACATACTCTAGTCATCTGATTGTTTGTttgtcatcccccccccccccccccatatcccatCCCGGCTTAGAtaagataactcagcacagatgatGGGAGAAACCTAGGACCCGTTTGGGCTATATAGTGGAGTACCCACACTGTGCAGTATCTTTACCAACAGTGGAGCCCTAACCCTAGTTAAGGCTGCAAAACTCTCATCTCACTGCCTTACAAGCCTACTTTTGAAATCTCTCCATTCTGCTGGGATTGTACCTTCCATTCCTTATTCTGTAGCTCAAGTCTCCATCGTTTTTTCCTGCCCTGCAGATTGCTGCGGGATATTTCTCTGAGTTGTTAATTGAACCATGTTCTTCAAACCTAAAACAGGTTTGTTTTGCACCATTACGCCAGGGTGATTCTCTGAAGTTAATTGAACGACTTCCTTCAAACCCTTAAATAATCGCGTTTGTTTTTTGCACCATTGCTTCGGGAAGTTTAGCTGTTAACTGAACCATGTTCTTCAAAATCCTAAAATGTTTGGTTTTTTTTGCATCATTACTCCAGTGGGATTATCTATGTGAAGTGTGTTAATTCAGCCCCTAAAACATGTTTGTTTCTGCATCATTCTTTTTGCAGAGTAATCCCGGGTGCCAATGCTGTGGGGTCCGGCCATGTCGGTGAGCGTGCACGAGAACTGCAAGTCCCGTAACAGCAACGGGTCGACGAACAGCTCGCTGTTCCACAAGGTCTCTCACCCGGACAGTGTCCTCACCCACCTCAACACCCTGCGGAAGCAGGGCCTCTTCACCGACGTGACGCTGTGGGCCGGCAGCCGCTCCTTCCTCTGCCACCGGGCCGTGCTGGCCGCCTGCAGCCGCTACTTCGAGGCCATGTTCAGCAACGGCCTGCGGGAAAGCACGGACGGCGAGGTCAACTTCCACGACAGCGTCCACCCGGAGGTGCTGGAGCTGCTGCTCGACTACGCCTACTCCTCGCGGCTGACCATCAGCGAGGAGAACGCCGAGTCGCTGCTGCAGGCCGGCGACATGCTGCAGTTCCACGACGTGCGGGAGGCGGCGGCGGAGTTCCTGGAGAAGCACCTGCGGCCTTCCAACTGCCTGGGCCTGATGCTGCTGTCGGACGCCCACCAGTGCCGGCGGCTGTACGAGCTGGCGTGGGGGATGTGCCTGGCCCACTTCCAGGCCGTGGGGCAGGGCGACGACTTCTACGGCCTGCCCGAGGGCAAGCTGGCCGAGCTCATCGCCTGCGACGAGCTGGAGGCCGAGGACGAGCGGGTGGTCCACGACGCCGTCATGAGGTGGGTCCGGCACGACGCCGAGAACCGGCGGGCCTGCCTGCCGGGCCTGCTGGCGCACATCCGGTTGGCGCTGCTGCCTTCCGGTTACCTCGAGCAGGCGGTGGCGCGCGACCCGCTGCTCACGGTCGACGACCAGCGGAGCCGGCGGGTCGTCGACGAGGCGCTGCGCTGCAGGGAGCGGATCCTGCGCCACGGCGAGCCGGCGGTGCTGAGCCCCTGCGCCCGGCCCCGCAAAGCCGGGCACTCGCTGCTGATCCTGGGCGGCCAGACCTTCATGTGCGACAAGATCTACCAGCTCGACCACCAGGCCCGGCGGATCGTCCCGCGGGCCGAGCTGCCCAGCCCGCGCAAGGAGTTCAGCGCGTGCGCCATCGGCCGCAAGGTCTACGTCAGCGGGGGGCGGGGCTGGGAGAA is part of the Heptranchias perlo isolate sHepPer1 chromosome 34, sHepPer1.hap1, whole genome shotgun sequence genome and encodes:
- the LOC137301751 gene encoding kelch-like protein 25 translates to MLWGPAMSVSVHENCKSRNSNGSTNSSLFHKVSHPDSVLTHLNTLRKQGLFTDVTLWAGSRSFLCHRAVLAACSRYFEAMFSNGLRESTDGEVNFHDSVHPEVLELLLDYAYSSRLTISEENAESLLQAGDMLQFHDVREAAAEFLEKHLRPSNCLGLMLLSDAHQCRRLYELAWGMCLAHFQAVGQGDDFYGLPEGKLAELIACDELEAEDERVVHDAVMRWVRHDAENRRACLPGLLAHIRLALLPSGYLEQAVARDPLLTVDDQRSRRVVDEALRCRERILRHGEPAVLSPCARPRKAGHSLLILGGQTFMCDKIYQLDHQARRIVPRAELPSPRKEFSACAIGRKVYVSGGRGWENGVSRDVWVYDTSRGDWAKAAPMLVARFGHGSSELQGGLYAVGGHTAVAGVFPASPSVSLKQVERYEPAANAWAMVAPLRDGVSNAAVVSAKLKLFVFGGTSIHRDKVSKVQCYDPRENRWAVAAVCPQPWRYTAAAVLGSQIFIMGGDTEFTAASAYRFDCELNQWTRMGDMTAKRMSCHAVASGNKLYVVGGYFGTQRCKTLDCYDPISDTWSSITTVPYSLIPTAFVSTWKDLPA